A single genomic interval of Electrophorus electricus isolate fEleEle1 chromosome 2, fEleEle1.pri, whole genome shotgun sequence harbors:
- the cib2 gene encoding calcium and integrin-binding family member 2 isoform X1 → MGNKQTIFTDEQLDAYQDCTFFTRKEILRLHGRFHELAPHLVPMDYTDDPDVKIPLTLIVNMPELKENPFRNRIVESFSEDGLGNLSFNDFVDMFSVLSEMAPRELKAIYAFKIYDFNVDNYICKEDLEKTLNKLTKEELTPEEVNLVCEKAIEEADLDGDSKLSFADFENMISRAPDFLSTFHIRI, encoded by the exons ATGGGTAATAAGCAAACGATATTTACTGATGAACAGTTAGACGCCTACCAG GATTGCACCTTTTTCACACGTAAGGAAATCCTTCG GTTACATGGACGATTCCATGAACTGGCTCCACATTTAGTTCCCATGGACTACACAGATGACCCTGATGTTAAAATACCTTTAACTCTCATAGTCAACATGCCAGAACTGAAG GAAAACCCATTCCGGAATAGGATTGTAGAGTCCTTCTCTGAGGATGGCCTGGGGAACCTCAGCTTTAATGACTTTGTGGACATGTTCTCAGTTCTGAGTGAGATGGCCCCCAGAGAGCTAAAGGCTATTTATGCTTTCAAAATATACG ATTTCAATGTGGATAATTATATCTGCAAAGAGGACCTTGAGAAGACTCTGAACAAGCTGACAAAGGAGGAGCTAACTCCAGAGGAAGTGAACTTGGTGTGTGAGAAGGCAATTGAGGAGGCCGACCTGGATGGAGACAGCAAGCTCTCCTTTGCTGATTTTGAAAACATGATCTCCAGAGCGCCTGACTTTTTAAG CACTTTCCATATACGAATCTGA
- the cib2 gene encoding calcium and integrin-binding family member 2 isoform X2 — protein sequence MDYTDDPDVKIPLTLIVNMPELKENPFRNRIVESFSEDGLGNLSFNDFVDMFSVLSEMAPRELKAIYAFKIYDFNVDNYICKEDLEKTLNKLTKEELTPEEVNLVCEKAIEEADLDGDSKLSFADFENMISRAPDFLSTFHIRI from the exons ATGGACTACACAGATGACCCTGATGTTAAAATACCTTTAACTCTCATAGTCAACATGCCAGAACTGAAG GAAAACCCATTCCGGAATAGGATTGTAGAGTCCTTCTCTGAGGATGGCCTGGGGAACCTCAGCTTTAATGACTTTGTGGACATGTTCTCAGTTCTGAGTGAGATGGCCCCCAGAGAGCTAAAGGCTATTTATGCTTTCAAAATATACG ATTTCAATGTGGATAATTATATCTGCAAAGAGGACCTTGAGAAGACTCTGAACAAGCTGACAAAGGAGGAGCTAACTCCAGAGGAAGTGAACTTGGTGTGTGAGAAGGCAATTGAGGAGGCCGACCTGGATGGAGACAGCAAGCTCTCCTTTGCTGATTTTGAAAACATGATCTCCAGAGCGCCTGACTTTTTAAG CACTTTCCATATACGAATCTGA